In one window of Nitrospiraceae bacterium DNA:
- a CDS encoding response regulator gives MELERRSVLIVEDEEQVRLLLAVMLERQGYEVTTVVSGLEAVDELRSRQFDVVVADCQSPHLDGMRLMLLVRIMWPHMPVILLSGELGRSQRWATELGAFACFAKPFPSDEFLRSVEQATAHSYVI, from the coding sequence ATCCGTGCTGATCGTGGAGGATGAAGAGCAGGTCCGACTCCTCCTTGCGGTGATGCTCGAACGCCAGGGATATGAAGTTACGACGGTTGTAAGCGGGCTAGAAGCAGTCGACGAGTTGCGGAGTCGGCAATTTGATGTCGTAGTTGCGGATTGCCAGAGTCCTCACCTTGATGGGATGAGGCTCATGCTGTTGGTTCGCATCATGTGGCCTCACATGCCCGTGATTCTCCTGTCCGGGGAACTGGGGCGCTCTCAGCGCTGGGCCACAGAGCTTGGTGCCTTTGCTTGTTTTGCAAAGCCATTTCCGTCCGACGAATTTCTTCGTTCCGTCGAGCAGGCTACAGCCCATTCATATGTGATCTGA
- a CDS encoding DUF2934 domain-containing protein: MRKSPRTRRPSSSAAPAEPDHQQWQRQVAAKAYELYEARGFQDGHDVEDWLAAEQSLSRQSR, translated from the coding sequence ATGAGAAAATCTCCCAGAACACGTCGGCCATCTTCCTCTGCTGCCCCCGCTGAACCGGATCATCAGCAGTGGCAACGCCAGGTTGCCGCCAAGGCCTATGAACTCTATGAGGCACGCGGGTTCCAGGACGGCCATGATGTCGAAGATTGGCTTGCGGCCGAACAGAGCCTCTCTCGGCAGTCTCGTTAG